A genome region from Flavobacterium sp. includes the following:
- a CDS encoding lysine N(6)-hydroxylase/L-ornithine N(5)-oxygenase family protein: protein MQNKIHDFIAVGVGPFNLSLACLTAPIENLDGLFFDKNESFNWHPGMLLQDTTLQIPFLADLVTLADPTSPFSFLNYIKEQGKIYSFYIRENFLLLRNEYNQYCQWAIKKLPNIYFNTEVKVIEYDENQELYFVTTFSSKTNAETIYKTKKIVLGTGTAPHIPKSCQSLKGKAIHSSAYIQNKSELQKQKSITVLGSGQSAAEVFNDLLQEIDVYGYQLNWITRSSRFFPMDYSKLTLEMTSPEYVDYFYNLPSEKRDYLLKDQKLLYKGINKDLIGSIFDTIYSKKVIANIDVNLRTNAECTKGTYNEENQSFELELHQVEQDKRYRHKTDALVLATGYGYKLPQFLEGIANRIQWDEKGRFAANRNYTIDTNGSEIFVQNAELHTHGFVTPDLGMVCYRNSYIIKELTGIEHYAVETKIAFQEFGVPAAEVIESPAFEIIA from the coding sequence ATGCAAAACAAAATACATGATTTCATCGCAGTAGGAGTAGGACCTTTCAATTTAAGTCTGGCTTGTTTGACCGCACCAATTGAAAACCTTGACGGATTGTTTTTCGATAAAAACGAATCTTTCAACTGGCATCCGGGAATGCTTTTGCAGGACACGACTTTACAAATTCCGTTTTTGGCTGATTTAGTGACTTTGGCAGATCCTACGAGTCCTTTTAGTTTTCTGAATTACATTAAAGAACAAGGAAAAATATACTCGTTTTACATTCGTGAAAACTTCTTGTTGTTAAGAAACGAATACAATCAGTATTGTCAGTGGGCGATTAAAAAACTGCCAAATATCTATTTTAATACTGAAGTTAAAGTGATTGAATATGATGAAAATCAAGAGCTTTATTTTGTAACAACGTTTTCTTCTAAAACAAATGCTGAAACGATTTACAAAACCAAAAAGATTGTTTTAGGAACCGGAACGGCTCCGCATATTCCAAAATCATGTCAGTCATTAAAAGGAAAAGCAATCCATTCTTCGGCTTATATTCAGAATAAATCGGAACTGCAAAAACAAAAATCCATTACCGTTTTAGGAAGCGGACAAAGCGCTGCCGAGGTTTTCAACGATTTATTGCAGGAAATTGATGTTTATGGATATCAATTGAACTGGATTACGAGATCGTCAAGATTTTTTCCAATGGATTACAGCAAGTTAACGCTTGAAATGACTTCTCCGGAATACGTCGATTATTTCTACAATCTTCCTTCAGAAAAGAGAGATTATCTCCTTAAAGACCAGAAATTATTATACAAAGGAATCAATAAAGACTTGATTGGAAGCATTTTCGATACCATTTACAGCAAAAAAGTAATAGCCAATATTGATGTGAATTTAAGAACGAATGCAGAATGCACAAAAGGAACTTATAATGAAGAAAATCAATCTTTTGAATTAGAATTACATCAGGTTGAACAGGATAAAAGATATCGCCATAAAACCGATGCACTGGTTCTGGCAACGGGCTACGGCTATAAACTGCCTCAGTTTTTAGAAGGAATTGCCAACAGAATTCAATGGGATGAAAAAGGACGTTTTGCTGCCAACAGAAATTATACGATTGATACTAACGGAAGTGAAATATTTGTGCAAAATGCTGAATTACATACGCATGGCTTTGTAACACCAGATTTAGGAATGGTTTGTTACCGAAACTCATACATCATTAAAGAATTAACGGGAATTGAACATTATGCTGTAGAAACTAAAATTGCTTTTCAGGAATTTGGTGTTCCGGCTGCAGAAGTGATTGAATCTCCGGCATTTGAAATCATTGCATAA
- a CDS encoding heparan-alpha-glucosaminide N-acetyltransferase domain-containing protein, whose protein sequence is METVQQKKRVLAIDIARGMSVIFMMMIHTMLIYGTIETQTKTVLGEIILWLGRGTTMFLVSMGISFVLSRRQTFTAVCKRALYILAIGYGMNFLKFLVPEFVFGGLPEAFVSAYDLKSGTLETGIFFLLLGDILQLAGLTLFIMGLINHYSKSKYVPLIVALAIIAVSKELSGFRVGIVGLDYICDLFFSNQFNVYFPVFPWSAFILIGMFLGRWYKELNENQEVFFKKMLLVGLGFMAVGGILNFSNPEYHFGDYYHLGPGGSILLLGVNLVFYWFINLVVNLFKENNKVFKLLIFCSKHVTSLYVIQWVLINWGMYVLGFWQHDQWFVLCLFPVVISLSICVQLVYNVIKVLLKAKWSSRNVMAQTVKN, encoded by the coding sequence ATGGAAACAGTACAGCAAAAAAAGAGAGTTTTGGCAATTGATATTGCCAGAGGAATGAGTGTGATTTTTATGATGATGATTCACACGATGTTGATTTACGGAACAATTGAAACGCAGACTAAAACCGTTTTAGGCGAAATTATTTTGTGGTTAGGCCGCGGTACAACCATGTTTTTGGTAAGTATGGGAATTTCTTTTGTATTATCAAGAAGACAGACTTTTACTGCCGTTTGCAAAAGAGCTTTATACATTTTGGCCATTGGTTACGGAATGAACTTTTTAAAATTTCTGGTTCCTGAATTCGTTTTTGGCGGACTTCCGGAAGCCTTTGTTTCGGCTTATGACTTAAAATCGGGAACATTAGAAACCGGAATTTTCTTTTTGCTTTTGGGAGATATTCTGCAATTGGCCGGACTCACATTGTTCATTATGGGGCTTATTAATCATTATAGTAAAAGTAAATATGTTCCGTTGATTGTGGCTTTGGCAATTATTGCGGTTTCAAAAGAATTAAGCGGTTTCAGAGTTGGAATCGTGGGATTAGATTACATCTGTGATTTGTTTTTCAGCAATCAGTTTAATGTTTATTTCCCGGTTTTTCCATGGAGTGCTTTCATTTTAATTGGAATGTTTTTAGGCAGATGGTATAAAGAACTAAACGAAAATCAGGAAGTATTTTTTAAGAAAATGCTGTTGGTAGGTTTAGGTTTTATGGCCGTTGGCGGAATTTTAAACTTTTCAAATCCAGAATATCATTTTGGAGATTATTACCATTTAGGACCTGGCGGAAGTATTTTACTCCTTGGCGTAAATCTTGTTTTCTATTGGTTTATAAACCTTGTAGTAAATCTGTTTAAAGAGAATAATAAAGTATTCAAGTTGTTGATTTTCTGTAGTAAACATGTAACAAGTTTATATGTAATTCAATGGGTTTTAATTAACTGGGGAATGTATGTTTTAGGTTTCTGGCAGCACGATCAATGGTTTGTTTTATGCTTATTCCCAGTTGTAATTTCATTAAGTATCTGCGTTCAGCTTGTTTATAATGTAATCAAAGTATTGTTGAAAGCTAAATGGAGCAGTAGAAATGTTATGGCTCAAACGGTTAAGAATTAA
- a CDS encoding GNAT family N-acetyltransferase has product MSTYKPIYSTTIPNFGTIDFRPLQLPVDAAIIHDWVNRDYAQYWGMQGKNLEEVRLEYEKITKDSDVFIGLVNGEVSFLLERYNPKQDIIGSYYKVQDYDCGIHIIVAPPAKPVHQFTLHIFSSIMKFIFRDLTIERILVEPDIRNKKMFDICHRVGFEDGDVVNLPHKTALLAFCMREQFIKKIDSFNLNFTEMNTENQLEFPEKAITHIQPEVWEKANRLLVKKAICEFSHELLIQPKLESDNQYSLVSDDQSVKYTFKGELLAMNHLNIEVNSISKYKNEKLIPLDAVDFIQEFKTSLGISEQLFPSYIEEIISTLYGSCYKLLKENSTSKSLANSDFQTIEQAMMEGHPGFVANNGRIGYNSMDYKAYAPEAGNPFKILWLAGHRDRTVYAGTQKMDYDTLIQQELGTETIAKFNSVISEKGQNPNDYFFIPVHPWQWFNKLANLFSPEIAKQKLICVGYGPDLYQAQQSIRTLFNLSNPKKLYTKTSLSILNMGFMRGLPVYYLGTAPEMAEWLDQLLSGDEYLQKVGFGMLGEVASVSYINPYFESFGKHNPYNKMIASLWRESPVAKLKNEEQLMTMAAFLHLDKDGNSLLSEIIKASSLSIDNWLTEYFKVYLSPLLHCFYQYDLVFMPHGENLILGLENHVPVRSFLKDITEEAVILNPDVEIPKNIDRIYAEVPEDVKLLSIFIDVFDGFFRFMSAILVSSDNYSEDRFWELVAECISDYQEQNPHLEAKFEKYDLFANEFQLSCLNRLQLNNNKTMIDLDDPVALLQFQGKLQNPIAPYKKVTA; this is encoded by the coding sequence ATGTCTACCTATAAACCTATATACAGCACCACAATTCCAAATTTTGGGACTATAGATTTTCGTCCGCTGCAATTGCCTGTTGATGCTGCCATAATTCATGATTGGGTTAATCGCGATTATGCACAATATTGGGGCATGCAGGGAAAAAATCTCGAAGAAGTCCGTTTAGAATATGAAAAAATAACCAAAGATTCTGATGTATTTATCGGATTGGTAAATGGCGAAGTTTCCTTTTTATTAGAACGTTACAATCCAAAACAAGATATTATCGGTAGCTATTATAAAGTTCAGGATTACGACTGCGGAATACATATAATTGTTGCGCCGCCAGCAAAACCTGTACATCAGTTTACGTTGCATATTTTTTCGAGTATCATGAAATTTATTTTCAGAGATCTTACCATCGAAAGAATTCTTGTTGAGCCGGACATTCGTAACAAAAAAATGTTCGATATCTGCCATCGCGTAGGTTTTGAAGATGGTGATGTCGTCAATTTACCGCACAAAACGGCACTATTAGCCTTTTGTATGCGCGAACAATTCATTAAAAAAATAGATTCATTCAACCTCAATTTTACCGAAATGAATACCGAAAATCAATTAGAATTTCCAGAAAAAGCCATAACGCATATTCAGCCCGAAGTTTGGGAAAAAGCCAATCGTTTATTGGTTAAAAAAGCAATTTGTGAGTTTTCGCATGAACTTTTAATACAGCCAAAATTAGAATCAGATAATCAATATTCATTAGTTTCCGACGATCAATCTGTAAAGTATACTTTTAAAGGAGAATTATTGGCGATGAATCATTTGAATATTGAAGTTAATTCGATTTCAAAATATAAAAATGAAAAACTAATACCTTTAGATGCAGTTGATTTTATTCAGGAATTCAAAACCAGTTTAGGCATTTCAGAACAACTGTTTCCGTCTTATATAGAAGAAATTATCAGCACACTTTACGGAAGCTGTTATAAATTATTAAAAGAAAATTCGACTTCAAAATCATTGGCCAATTCTGATTTTCAGACAATTGAACAAGCCATGATGGAAGGTCATCCGGGCTTTGTAGCCAATAATGGAAGAATTGGCTACAACAGCATGGATTACAAAGCGTACGCACCTGAAGCCGGAAATCCGTTTAAAATTTTATGGCTGGCAGGACACCGCGACAGAACGGTTTATGCCGGAACTCAAAAAATGGATTATGATACTCTAATTCAGCAGGAATTAGGAACGGAAACCATTGCAAAATTCAATTCCGTGATTTCAGAAAAAGGACAAAATCCAAACGATTATTTCTTTATTCCCGTACATCCATGGCAATGGTTTAACAAACTGGCTAATTTATTTTCGCCTGAAATCGCCAAACAAAAACTGATTTGTGTAGGTTACGGACCAGATTTATATCAGGCTCAGCAATCGATTAGAACTTTATTCAACTTAAGTAATCCTAAAAAATTATATACCAAAACATCACTTTCAATCCTAAATATGGGCTTTATGCGCGGTTTACCGGTTTATTATTTAGGAACAGCGCCAGAAATGGCAGAATGGCTGGATCAATTATTAAGCGGTGATGAATACCTGCAAAAAGTAGGTTTCGGAATGCTGGGCGAAGTTGCTTCTGTGAGTTATATTAATCCGTATTTTGAAAGCTTTGGAAAACACAATCCGTACAACAAAATGATTGCTTCTTTATGGAGAGAAAGTCCGGTTGCAAAACTCAAAAACGAGGAGCAATTGATGACAATGGCAGCATTTTTACACTTGGATAAAGATGGAAATTCGCTGTTATCTGAAATTATAAAAGCATCTTCGTTGTCAATAGATAATTGGCTTACAGAATATTTTAAAGTGTATTTGAGTCCGTTATTGCATTGTTTTTATCAATACGATTTGGTTTTTATGCCACACGGCGAAAATCTTATTTTAGGCTTAGAAAATCACGTTCCGGTGCGTTCTTTCCTGAAAGATATTACCGAAGAAGCCGTGATTCTAAATCCGGATGTTGAAATCCCTAAAAACATTGACAGAATTTATGCTGAAGTTCCGGAAGACGTAAAATTACTTTCTATTTTCATTGACGTTTTTGATGGATTTTTCCGTTTCATGTCGGCAATTTTAGTTTCGAGTGATAATTATTCAGAAGATCGTTTTTGGGAATTAGTGGCAGAATGTATCTCTGATTATCAGGAACAAAACCCGCATTTGGAAGCTAAATTCGAGAAATACGATTTGTTTGCCAATGAATTTCAGCTTTCGTGCCTGAACCGTTTACAATTGAATAATAACAAAACGATGATCGATCTTGATGATCCTGTGGCGTTATTACAATTTCAGGGAAAACTGCAAAACCCAATCGCTCCGTATAAAAAAGTAACAGCTTAA
- a CDS encoding GNAT family N-acetyltransferase, translating into MNSIITHPENDIAADIVFLKTIPGLGVFELRPLDMELDIPIIHNWVNRDYAVYWEMNGFSVEEVKNTYYNIQEKAQVYIGKFNNNVAFLLECYDPKDDIVGKYYESQKGDKGMHILVAPSEKPIPNFTWNIFTVILDFIFSDAKNQRIVVEPDARNHKIHLLNKRAGFVFQRVLDLPHKQAHLEFCTREDYYKALQLA; encoded by the coding sequence ATGAATAGTATAATAACTCATCCTGAAAATGATATCGCAGCAGATATTGTTTTTTTAAAAACGATTCCCGGTTTAGGGGTTTTTGAGCTGCGTCCGCTTGATATGGAATTAGATATTCCGATAATTCACAATTGGGTAAATCGCGATTACGCCGTTTATTGGGAAATGAATGGATTTTCTGTAGAAGAAGTAAAAAATACCTACTATAATATTCAGGAAAAAGCGCAGGTTTATATTGGAAAATTCAATAACAACGTAGCTTTTTTACTGGAATGTTATGATCCTAAAGACGATATTGTGGGCAAATATTATGAATCGCAAAAAGGCGATAAAGGCATGCACATACTGGTTGCGCCGTCAGAAAAACCAATTCCGAATTTTACCTGGAATATTTTTACGGTAATTCTGGATTTTATCTTTAGCGATGCCAAAAACCAGCGTATTGTAGTAGAACCAGATGCTAGAAATCATAAAATTCATTTGTTGAATAAAAGAGCCGGATTTGTTTTTCAGCGTGTTCTTGATTTGCCGCACAAACAGGCGCATCTGGAATTTTGCACGCGCGAAGATTATTACAAGGCATTACAATTGGCTTAA
- a CDS encoding IucA/IucC family siderophore biosynthesis protein yields MKTPTQNIQHLTKENWDKANAILLRKTLSEFAHELLIIPIKNDSGSYHIFSPDKKVEYTFDAEILALNHWSIPINSIQKTIEGKNSPLRLLEFIIEFKDVLGISESLLPTYLEEMTSTLYSTAYKIANEKYASKDLLELDYQKIEHAMTEGHPCFVANSGKNGFNIDDFATFSPEANSPVKLLWIAGHRSKATFTAIETLDYQKVLHQELSSENIKSFENVLKSQGLNIDDYYFFPVHPWQWFNKLALIFAPDIAENHLVCLGYGDDEYSAQQSIRTFFNTSSPEKFYAKTALSVINMGFMRGLSPYYMESTPAITEWVADLVENDSYLQQKGFTLLGEVATVGYRNFLYEPLGRSIPHNKMLATLWRESPIPKLSKGQHIMTMAALLHVDQSGNAFVSELIQKSGISAKEWIRRYLDAYLSPLLHCFYQHEMVFMPHGENLILVLENYIPVKAIMKDITEEVMVFNAEIPLPEKVKRIYIDMKEPLRILCIFNDVFQFYFRFLSAILSETKTLSEEDFWSAVADCIHEYQSAHPHLQEQFKKYNLFVSEFDSCCLNRLQLRNNKQMLDLADPIESLQFVGKLKNPVAVFSQQTIAI; encoded by the coding sequence ATGAAAACACCAACCCAAAATATACAGCATTTAACAAAAGAGAATTGGGATAAAGCAAATGCCATTTTACTGAGAAAAACGCTAAGCGAATTTGCTCATGAATTATTAATTATTCCGATAAAAAACGATTCAGGTTCATACCATATTTTTTCTCCTGATAAAAAAGTTGAATATACTTTTGATGCCGAAATTTTAGCTCTAAATCATTGGTCTATCCCGATAAATTCTATTCAAAAAACAATTGAAGGAAAGAATTCGCCTTTGCGTTTATTAGAATTTATTATTGAATTTAAAGATGTTTTAGGAATCAGCGAAAGTTTACTGCCAACTTATTTAGAAGAAATGACAAGTACGTTATACAGTACGGCATATAAAATCGCAAACGAAAAATATGCATCAAAAGATTTACTGGAATTAGATTATCAAAAAATCGAACATGCTATGACCGAAGGACATCCGTGTTTTGTGGCGAACTCGGGTAAAAATGGTTTTAATATTGATGATTTTGCGACGTTTTCTCCAGAAGCCAATTCGCCTGTAAAATTGTTATGGATTGCCGGACATAGGAGCAAAGCCACTTTTACAGCCATTGAAACTTTAGATTATCAAAAAGTATTGCATCAGGAATTATCTTCAGAGAATATTAAATCGTTCGAAAATGTATTAAAATCTCAAGGTTTAAATATCGACGATTATTATTTCTTTCCTGTGCATCCGTGGCAGTGGTTTAATAAACTGGCTTTGATTTTTGCGCCTGATATTGCCGAAAATCATTTGGTTTGTCTGGGTTATGGTGATGATGAATATTCAGCACAGCAATCGATTCGTACTTTTTTTAATACCTCATCACCAGAGAAATTTTATGCTAAAACAGCGCTTTCTGTAATCAATATGGGATTCATGCGCGGACTTTCGCCGTATTATATGGAAAGTACGCCTGCCATTACAGAATGGGTTGCAGATTTAGTCGAAAATGATTCGTATTTACAGCAAAAAGGGTTTACTCTTTTAGGCGAAGTCGCAACAGTTGGCTATCGCAATTTCTTGTACGAACCTTTGGGAAGAAGTATTCCGCACAATAAAATGTTAGCCACTTTATGGCGCGAAAGCCCAATTCCTAAATTATCGAAAGGACAGCACATTATGACAATGGCTGCTTTATTGCACGTAGATCAATCAGGAAATGCTTTTGTATCAGAATTAATTCAGAAATCTGGAATTAGCGCAAAAGAATGGATTCGCCGTTATTTAGACGCTTATCTTTCACCATTATTACATTGTTTTTATCAACACGAAATGGTTTTTATGCCGCATGGTGAAAACCTGATTTTGGTTTTAGAAAATTATATTCCGGTAAAAGCCATCATGAAAGATATTACAGAAGAAGTGATGGTTTTTAATGCAGAAATTCCGTTGCCGGAAAAAGTAAAACGTATTTATATCGATATGAAAGAACCGTTGAGAATTCTTTGCATTTTTAATGATGTTTTTCAGTTTTATTTCCGTTTTCTTTCTGCCATTTTATCTGAAACTAAAACACTTTCTGAAGAAGATTTTTGGTCTGCCGTTGCCGATTGTATTCACGAATATCAATCAGCGCATCCGCATTTGCAGGAACAATTTAAAAAATACAATTTGTTTGTTTCAGAATTTGATTCGTGTTGTCTGAACCGTTTGCAATTGCGAAACAATAAACAAATGTTAGATTTAGCAGATCCTATTGAAAGCCTTCAGTTTGTGGGGAAATTAAAGAACCCTGTAGCTGTTTTTAGTCAGCAAACAATAGCTATTTAA
- a CDS encoding MATE family efflux transporter yields the protein MQYAESFDFTKGSIRKGILILSIPMVLEMAMESVFALVDLYFVGHLKESNYAIQVVGLTESVFAIIYSIAIGISIATTAIVARRIGEKETQQAAESGVQAIIIAIAINVLISLGGFIFAKEILMLMGASESSVVYGVNYTRIMMAGSVFVMLIFLINGIFRGAGNAIIAMKSLWIANISNIILCPILINGFWFVPAMGITGAAVATTIGRGIGVLYQCYFLFYGQGVLKIKWNYFLPQFKLIQSILKLAAPGVLQYVIASCSWIFLANLVAVTGGDYASSGYQTAIRIMMFFILPAWGLSNAAATLVGQNLGANEIERAEEAVYKTAKYNMIFMGIIMLFCLFSTHYMISFFTNDPTIIKIAINALQIMSVGFIFYGLGMVLNNTFNGAGDTWTPTWINILGFWVFQVPVAYFLVYYHEMGPTGVFIVIPAAETLITILSVIVYRRGRWKRVLV from the coding sequence ATGCAATACGCAGAATCATTTGATTTTACAAAAGGAAGCATCAGAAAAGGAATTCTGATTCTTTCGATTCCGATGGTTTTAGAAATGGCGATGGAATCTGTTTTTGCTTTGGTCGATTTGTATTTTGTCGGACATTTAAAAGAAAGCAATTATGCGATTCAGGTTGTTGGCTTAACTGAATCCGTTTTTGCAATTATTTATTCGATTGCCATCGGAATTAGTATTGCAACAACGGCAATTGTTGCGAGGCGTATTGGCGAAAAAGAAACCCAACAAGCGGCAGAATCAGGCGTACAAGCCATTATAATTGCAATAGCTATAAATGTATTAATCAGTTTAGGAGGATTTATTTTTGCCAAAGAAATTCTGATGTTAATGGGCGCTTCGGAATCTTCGGTCGTTTACGGTGTAAATTATACCAGAATTATGATGGCAGGAAGTGTTTTCGTAATGTTGATTTTCCTGATTAACGGAATTTTCAGAGGAGCCGGAAATGCCATTATTGCGATGAAAAGTTTATGGATTGCGAATATTTCGAATATTATTTTATGTCCAATTTTGATAAACGGATTTTGGTTTGTTCCTGCGATGGGCATTACGGGCGCTGCGGTTGCAACCACTATCGGGAGAGGAATTGGCGTTTTGTATCAATGTTATTTTCTTTTTTACGGACAGGGAGTTTTAAAAATCAAATGGAATTATTTTTTGCCTCAATTTAAATTAATTCAAAGCATCCTGAAATTAGCTGCTCCGGGTGTTTTGCAATATGTAATTGCTTCCTGCAGCTGGATTTTTCTTGCGAATCTGGTTGCGGTTACGGGTGGTGATTATGCATCATCAGGCTATCAGACGGCTATTAGAATTATGATGTTTTTTATTCTTCCGGCTTGGGGACTTAGTAATGCTGCTGCTACTTTGGTTGGGCAGAATCTGGGTGCCAATGAAATCGAAAGGGCAGAAGAGGCTGTTTATAAAACGGCCAAATACAATATGATTTTTATGGGAATTATTATGTTGTTCTGTCTTTTTAGTACACACTATATGATTTCGTTTTTCACAAATGATCCCACCATTATTAAAATTGCTATAAATGCGCTGCAAATTATGAGTGTTGGTTTTATATTTTACGGTCTCGGAATGGTTTTAAACAATACTTTTAATGGAGCAGGAGATACCTGGACACCAACATGGATTAATATTCTGGGCTTTTGGGTTTTTCAGGTTCCGGTTGCTTATTTTTTGGTTTATTATCACGAAATGGGACCAACAGGCGTTTTTATCGTTATTCCCGCTGCGGAAACGTTAATCACGATTTTGAGTGTAATTGTTTATAGAAGAGGTAGATGGAAAAGGGTTTTGGTTTAA
- a CDS encoding RagB/SusD family nutrient uptake outer membrane protein, with translation MKKYITNKISRLVPFVLLAALSSSCSKDFLDSDPLSFYEPENTFSTEAGLQATLALCDKQLRNNYIHYGFSGVSVPIGTEYLFSDMAQYGKTDTGSNIADYANTIVPTVDFRRDPSGESIYLGFMWTEAYTGIKNANTVLTYIDKVTSLSEEVKRKYIGQAYFHRSYRYLNLVYQFGDIPLITKILDVPKQSYYSTKKEAIIEMITADMEKAVEWVPEQSKIGYVGMISKGACRQLLIKCYLASGRFAEAEAQATILINQSGYSLVQNNLGIFDPGGNPTAWPITRNVIWDLHRPENKVISSNTEAILVAPNGGAQSFLAFASMRIFGPNWNDANLITPDGKTAAPRFPLTDKTNYNAKYDYQRAIGRGIGTISGSYYSQHPMWVVNGVEDKVDLRHNSTVGNWVNMEDLKYAPGAGGSAAWAGQNFRMREAGKLLAQDSIRDWFDFPHYKIYYHDVVAEANPAANDFQGATAGASAHMYIYRLAETYLLRAEARFYQGNASGAAQDVNVVRARAKASQMYSTVTIGDICAERGRELYMEEWRNVELKRISHCLALSGKPDEWGHTYSIANWDKQSGTDAAGGSYWWQRIVHYTLYNKYPAGISLKPGVKFYSMDKRNNYWPIPFRLAIEPNIKGQLSQNFGYDGYNPGVKVWDKWQDAVGDESKL, from the coding sequence ATGAAAAAATATATAACAAACAAAATTTCAAGACTAGTGCCTTTTGTATTATTGGCAGCGCTGTCTAGTTCTTGTTCAAAAGATTTTCTTGATTCTGATCCGCTTTCGTTTTATGAACCAGAAAACACCTTTTCTACCGAAGCCGGTTTGCAGGCAACTCTGGCATTATGCGATAAACAGCTGCGTAATAATTATATTCATTACGGATTTTCCGGAGTAAGTGTGCCGATTGGTACAGAATATCTTTTCTCAGATATGGCGCAGTATGGAAAAACAGATACCGGAAGTAATATTGCCGATTATGCTAATACCATTGTTCCTACTGTTGATTTTAGAAGAGACCCAAGTGGAGAATCTATTTATCTTGGATTTATGTGGACAGAAGCTTATACAGGTATTAAAAATGCTAATACCGTATTAACATATATCGATAAGGTAACCAGTTTATCAGAAGAAGTAAAACGCAAATATATCGGTCAGGCGTATTTTCACAGATCATACCGTTATCTTAACCTGGTGTATCAATTTGGAGACATCCCTTTGATTACTAAAATTTTAGATGTTCCAAAACAAAGTTATTATTCAACTAAAAAAGAAGCCATCATAGAAATGATTACGGCTGATATGGAAAAAGCTGTTGAATGGGTTCCGGAACAGTCAAAAATAGGTTATGTAGGTATGATTAGTAAAGGTGCCTGCCGCCAACTATTAATCAAATGTTATTTAGCATCCGGCCGTTTTGCTGAAGCTGAAGCGCAGGCTACTATTTTGATTAACCAATCTGGTTATTCTTTGGTACAAAATAATTTAGGAATATTTGATCCGGGAGGAAATCCTACGGCATGGCCAATTACCAGAAATGTAATTTGGGATTTACACAGACCTGAGAACAAAGTAATTTCTTCTAATACCGAAGCTATATTAGTAGCACCAAACGGAGGAGCACAATCATTTCTAGCATTTGCCTCAATGAGAATTTTTGGTCCAAACTGGAATGACGCCAACTTAATTACGCCTGATGGTAAAACAGCTGCTCCTCGTTTTCCGCTGACGGATAAAACAAACTACAATGCAAAATACGATTACCAAAGAGCAATCGGGCGTGGTATTGGTACAATCAGTGGTTCTTATTATTCTCAGCATCCTATGTGGGTTGTAAATGGTGTTGAAGATAAAGTTGATCTTAGACATAACAGTACAGTTGGTAACTGGGTAAATATGGAAGACCTTAAATACGCTCCCGGCGCAGGTGGAAGTGCTGCATGGGCAGGTCAGAATTTTAGAATGAGAGAAGCTGGTAAATTATTAGCACAAGATTCTATTCGTGACTGGTTTGATTTTCCACACTATAAAATCTATTATCATGATGTTGTAGCCGAAGCGAATCCGGCAGCAAATGATTTTCAGGGAGCTACAGCCGGTGCAAGTGCACACATGTATATCTATCGTTTAGCCGAAACTTATTTATTACGTGCAGAAGCTCGTTTTTATCAGGGAAATGCTTCTGGAGCAGCTCAGGATGTAAACGTTGTGAGAGCAAGAGCAAAAGCTTCACAAATGTACAGCACCGTAACTATTGGTGATATTTGTGCAGAAAGAGGAAGAGAACTTTACATGGAAGAATGGCGAAATGTTGAATTAAAACGTATTTCGCACTGTCTGGCTCTTAGCGGAAAACCAGACGAATGGGGTCATACTTACAGCATAGCCAACTGGGATAAACAATCTGGAACAGATGCTGCAGGCGGAAGTTATTGGTGGCAGCGTATTGTACACTATACGCTTTACAATAAATATCCGGCAGGTATTTCTTTAAAACCGGGTGTAAAGTTTTATTCTATGGACAAACGTAATAATTACTGGCCAATTCCTTTTAGACTTGCTATAGAGCCTAATATCAAAGGTCAGTTAAGTCAAAACTTTGGTTATGATGGATATAACCCGGGAGTTAAAGTATGGGATAAATGGCAGGATGCTGTTGGAGACGAAAGTAAACTTTAA